The Treponema rectale genome includes a window with the following:
- a CDS encoding ATP-binding protein codes for MNNEFIFDESEQAGFRLNTLQLYNWGILQNDKIFTFDFDDKSTLLTGRNGSGKTTIVDAIITLLVPKRYRLYNQSSSGNTKDKERDEESYVLGAYGTSSDESSHSGKTKFLRDKNCISIINGIFCNEVTKQNISLMQVRYFSSSELVAYECVTESKLLIEDINSILQKENAKLDRDKKWRQILKNKCGTDFWDSDGFSKYAARFKNLFGLREDSENKALKLFAQIVGMKELGNLNEFIRQKMIEGIDVDGEFENLQSNYEKLIQCENEIAKTKCQLELLKPVVDTGKEIEESEQKKEKLTNDQDTLPAWYSKTAIEILTEEINDKKQEKENLESQNKDIKSQIERLSNDIEVLSNNSGIQIVREKERQIQGKEKEKQDIQNDRNIFERNANVLGLQVPHSDEEFSKFIKDTESCKKKFQDEENELDELKYSVRKRYDDLKENLDACSEELRSLGTRSSNIPLKNIDIRRQIAEDTGLSEKAIPFVGELVQVKEEEKYWNYAIERLLHNLALTILITEQNYQKVTEYVKSHNLNGRVVYLRTDLQLGDFIPESSKDTVLGKIEIKQGHELSSWLCRHIYEKWNYICSDDFPVIAKNDKVISSTGLVKNGIKHEKDDSIKERTNAINVLGWNNLDKRKSLSSQIEEIREELTEIKAQENEIKEKLENLDIKNDCVKKLLEFKSYSEIDTDSITIEIQKLIEEKNRLAKENNVEDIERQIDEKKYERQQLTAQNETILTQIGAIKNEVEGKEKSLSQNKSAWQIFLQDTDETVIKNTIQSFIAEYTIKSVGDITKLEAERTRIHSRIENELKNENKSYAAYIKNLGDYMRNVRSPKEEYKRKFGDWTIQFADLLEGREYLTDWNNCYERLVKDELPKYQTKFKEYLHQNLNADIIRFKNFIDNGNQEIKKAIATLNDNLKKIPYGDNPKTFLQLKIADNRDQKIMEFNRMLKNAIPNAAGYESDDEEEKEFRRIKDFIDFVRENERNRKFILDLRNWHSFAATELKYEDETETHYYSDSNSLSGGEKAKLTYTILASAIAYQFGINESTSRSLRFVIVDEVFSKSDSINAQYAMQLFKQLDLQVMIVTPLDKLNIAEEYISSVHQVQKTGDASRVLSLTMERFRELRAELESK; via the coding sequence ATGAATAACGAATTTATTTTTGATGAGTCCGAGCAGGCTGGATTCCGCCTTAACACGCTTCAGCTGTATAACTGGGGCATTCTCCAGAATGACAAGATTTTCACTTTTGATTTTGACGACAAATCAACACTTCTGACAGGACGAAACGGAAGCGGAAAAACAACGATTGTTGATGCAATAATCACCCTGCTTGTTCCAAAACGCTACCGACTCTATAATCAGTCTTCATCAGGGAACACTAAGGACAAGGAACGAGATGAAGAAAGTTATGTTCTCGGAGCTTACGGAACATCTTCTGATGAATCTTCACATTCCGGAAAAACTAAATTTCTGCGTGACAAAAACTGCATTTCAATAATCAACGGCATTTTCTGCAATGAAGTCACAAAGCAGAATATCTCTTTGATGCAAGTCAGATATTTTTCAAGCAGTGAGCTTGTGGCCTATGAATGTGTAACAGAAAGCAAACTTTTAATAGAAGATATAAATTCAATTTTACAAAAAGAGAATGCCAAGTTAGACCGTGACAAAAAATGGCGGCAAATTCTGAAAAACAAATGCGGTACGGATTTTTGGGATTCTGACGGATTTTCAAAATATGCAGCCCGATTCAAGAATCTTTTTGGTCTTCGGGAAGACAGCGAAAACAAAGCATTAAAATTGTTCGCCCAAATTGTCGGTATGAAAGAGCTGGGGAACCTCAATGAATTTATCCGTCAAAAAATGATTGAAGGAATTGATGTCGATGGGGAATTTGAGAATCTGCAAAGCAACTATGAAAAGCTCATTCAGTGTGAAAATGAAATCGCCAAGACAAAATGTCAGCTTGAACTTTTAAAGCCCGTTGTTGACACAGGCAAAGAAATTGAGGAGTCAGAACAGAAGAAAGAAAAGCTGACTAATGATCAGGACACTCTTCCTGCATGGTATTCAAAAACTGCGATTGAAATTCTTACCGAAGAAATTAATGACAAAAAGCAGGAGAAAGAAAATCTTGAAAGCCAGAACAAAGATATAAAATCACAGATTGAAAGACTTTCCAACGACATTGAAGTTCTGTCAAACAACTCTGGAATTCAGATTGTCAGGGAAAAAGAGAGGCAGATACAAGGAAAAGAGAAGGAAAAACAAGACATTCAGAACGACAGGAATATCTTTGAGAGAAATGCAAATGTACTGGGATTGCAAGTCCCTCATTCTGATGAAGAGTTTTCAAAATTTATAAAAGATACTGAATCTTGTAAAAAGAAATTTCAAGATGAAGAAAATGAGCTTGACGAGTTAAAATATTCAGTCCGCAAAAGATATGATGACTTAAAAGAAAACCTTGACGCTTGTTCAGAAGAACTGCGCTCTCTTGGGACACGCAGCTCAAATATTCCTCTAAAAAATATAGACATCCGCCGTCAGATTGCAGAAGACACAGGACTTTCTGAAAAGGCAATTCCATTTGTAGGCGAACTTGTACAAGTCAAAGAAGAAGAAAAATACTGGAACTATGCGATTGAGCGACTCCTGCATAATCTTGCGCTTACAATTCTTATTACCGAACAAAACTATCAGAAGGTGACGGAATATGTAAAAAGCCATAACCTGAACGGAAGAGTCGTCTATCTGCGTACAGATTTGCAACTTGGCGATTTTATTCCCGAATCAAGTAAAGATACAGTTTTGGGCAAAATTGAAATAAAACAGGGGCATGAACTTTCATCTTGGCTTTGCCGCCACATTTACGAAAAATGGAATTATATCTGCTCAGATGATTTTCCTGTTATAGCAAAGAACGACAAAGTCATATCTTCCACAGGACTTGTTAAGAACGGAATAAAACACGAAAAAGATGATTCTATAAAGGAACGAACAAACGCGATAAATGTACTCGGCTGGAACAACCTTGACAAGCGAAAATCTCTTTCATCGCAGATTGAGGAGATTCGAGAGGAACTTACTGAAATTAAAGCACAGGAAAATGAAATAAAAGAAAAGCTTGAAAATCTTGACATCAAAAACGACTGCGTAAAGAAGCTCCTTGAATTCAAATCATATTCAGAAATCGACACGGACTCAATCACAATAGAAATTCAGAAATTAATTGAAGAAAAGAACCGTCTGGCAAAAGAAAACAATGTTGAGGATATTGAGCGACAGATAGACGAAAAGAAATATGAAAGACAGCAACTGACAGCACAGAACGAGACAATTCTTACACAAATCGGTGCAATTAAAAATGAGGTTGAAGGAAAAGAAAAGTCACTGTCGCAAAATAAGTCTGCATGGCAAATATTTTTGCAGGATACAGATGAAACTGTTATCAAAAACACGATTCAGAGTTTCATTGCCGAATATACAATAAAATCTGTAGGTGATATTACAAAACTTGAAGCAGAAAGAACAAGAATCCATAGCAGAATCGAAAATGAATTAAAAAACGAAAACAAATCCTATGCTGCATATATCAAAAATTTGGGTGATTATATGCGGAATGTTCGTAGTCCAAAAGAAGAGTATAAAAGGAAATTCGGTGACTGGACAATTCAGTTTGCGGATTTGCTTGAAGGACGGGAATATCTTACAGACTGGAATAATTGCTATGAACGGCTGGTAAAGGACGAGCTTCCAAAATATCAAACGAAATTCAAGGAATACTTACATCAGAATCTGAATGCCGACATTATACGCTTCAAAAATTTTATAGATAATGGAAATCAGGAAATTAAAAAAGCAATTGCCACGCTTAATGATAATCTTAAGAAAATTCCTTACGGCGACAATCCTAAGACATTCCTCCAGCTTAAAATAGCAGACAACCGAGACCAAAAGATTATGGAATTCAACAGAATGCTAAAAAATGCAATTCCTAATGCCGCCGGCTACGAAAGTGACGATGAGGAAGAAAAAGAATTCCGCCGCATTAAGGACTTTATTGATTTTGTCCGTGAAAATGAGCGCAACCGAAAATTTATCCTTGACTTGAGAAACTGGCACAGTTTTGCAGCAACAGAACTGAAATATGAAGATGAAACAGAAACTCATTATTACAGCGACAGCAACAGCCTGAGTGGTGGTGAAAAAGCGAAACTCACCTACACGATTCTTGCCTCTGCAATTGCATATCAGTTTGGTATAAACGAAAGTACAAGCCGTTCACTTCGTTTTGTTATTGTTGATGAGGTTTTCAGCAAAAGCGACAGTATAAACGCCCAGTATGCAATGCAGCTTTTCAAGCAGCTAGATTTACAAGTTATGATAGTAACTCCACTTGATAAATTGAATATTGCCGAAGAGTATATTTCTTCCGTTCATCAGGTACAAAAAACAGGGGATGCCTCACGCGTGCTTTCATTGACTATGGAGCGTTTTAGAGAACTAAGAGCAGAATTGGAGAGCAAGTAA
- a CDS encoding Wadjet anti-phage system protein JetD domain-containing protein, producing MISPEEIKIKAKNKYKDFLRYKVDLSVTFPVEDFFPLIIKADKGKVNDDLLTRQKELQLLISKSKNKTSSGYKLDLETVNSRKNGEQTEVSRIYFENESDYLSFINEKKSYKLFYTAISQIKNSNLLSNEKFVKWAKSHLTDLCAEPESNPFWTDVCLCADWLNKNCDSHLYIREIPLPVHTKFIEQNKKIIKSLTEKAESGFEFEATFGLKTKPDFVRFRSLSDNIILPFSESRLNECQILLDDFSKLDESFLHKIKNIFIVENEMVYLTFPQYKDSICIWGQGYKVNILNGIEWFKSKGLYYFGDLDEHGFDILSTYRRYYLQIQSFCMDKNVLEEYEQFLVEGKILESRRIPENLTEAENECFMILRDAADEKNRLEQERVSVEYIREQLSLL from the coding sequence ATGATTAGCCCTGAAGAAATCAAAATCAAAGCTAAAAACAAATACAAGGACTTTCTTCGTTACAAAGTTGATTTGTCAGTAACTTTTCCTGTAGAAGATTTTTTTCCGTTGATTATAAAAGCCGACAAAGGAAAAGTAAATGATGACCTACTTACACGTCAAAAAGAGCTGCAACTTCTAATAAGCAAAAGCAAAAATAAAACTAGCTCCGGATATAAACTTGATTTAGAAACTGTAAATTCTCGAAAAAATGGAGAACAGACAGAAGTTTCTAGAATTTATTTTGAAAATGAAAGTGATTATCTATCATTTATAAATGAAAAGAAGTCTTACAAACTGTTTTACACCGCCATTTCTCAAATAAAAAACAGCAACTTACTCTCAAATGAGAAATTTGTTAAATGGGCAAAATCGCATCTGACTGATTTATGCGCAGAACCTGAAAGCAATCCTTTTTGGACAGATGTTTGCCTTTGTGCCGATTGGCTAAACAAGAATTGCGATTCACATCTCTATATCAGAGAAATTCCTTTACCTGTTCATACAAAATTCATTGAACAAAATAAAAAAATAATAAAAAGCCTTACAGAAAAAGCGGAGTCAGGATTTGAATTCGAAGCAACATTCGGACTAAAAACGAAACCAGATTTTGTCAGATTCAGAAGCCTTTCTGATAACATCATTTTACCTTTCTCGGAAAGCAGGTTAAATGAATGTCAGATTCTATTAGATGATTTTTCAAAATTAGATGAATCTTTTTTGCATAAGATAAAGAATATTTTCATCGTTGAAAATGAAATGGTATACCTCACATTTCCACAATACAAAGATTCAATCTGCATTTGGGGACAAGGCTACAAGGTGAATATTCTGAACGGAATTGAATGGTTTAAATCAAAAGGACTATATTATTTCGGAGATTTGGACGAGCACGGCTTTGACATCCTTTCTACTTACAGGCGATATTATCTTCAGATTCAATCTTTCTGCATGGATAAAAATGTTCTTGAAGAATACGAACAGTTTTTGGTTGAGGGAAAAATCCTTGAAAGTAGGCGGATTCCAGAAAATTTGACTGAAGCGGAAAATGAATGTTTTATGATTCTCAGGGATGCGGCAGATGAAAAAAACAGACTGGAACAGGAACGGGTGAGCGTAGAATATATAAGGGAACAGTTGTCTTTATTGTAA
- a CDS encoding ATP-binding protein — translation MERFALEELKKWKENSDRKPLVLMGARQVGKTWLMREFGRLFYKNVAYVSFYNNSAMKNLFESDYDINRLISYLSIEVGFAIEKENTLIIFDEIQNASKAFESLKYFCEEAGDYHIMAAGSHLGVALHQGVSYPVGKVDLLNLYPLSFREYLCAVNEKALSDALLSKDFSLIDGFVEKYIYHLKNYYYVGGMPEVVKNFALHGDYNEVRQIQKNILVQYKGDFGKHAGANELSRINMVWDSIPMQLAKENRKFFFGKMKKGARSSEFEVAIQWLLDSGFVHKVSRVNEPHVPLSAYKDFSAYKLFVLDVGLLCAMSELDAKSIIEGNSLFVEFKGALTEQYVLQELVASTPYTAYYYGSEKATFEQDFLIQKENKVVPIEVKAETNVRSQSLKAFYEKYKPELSVRFSLLPYKQQDWMVNIPLYAVCLL, via the coding sequence ATGGAACGTTTTGCCCTTGAAGAACTGAAAAAATGGAAGGAAAACTCAGACAGAAAGCCACTTGTCCTTATGGGAGCACGTCAGGTGGGAAAGACCTGGCTCATGCGGGAGTTTGGAAGACTCTTTTATAAAAATGTCGCCTATGTTTCATTTTACAATAACAGTGCCATGAAAAATCTTTTTGAATCGGACTACGACATTAATCGGCTCATTTCCTACCTGAGCATCGAGGTCGGTTTTGCGATAGAAAAGGAAAACACCCTCATTATTTTTGATGAAATCCAGAACGCTTCCAAGGCCTTTGAATCCCTTAAATATTTTTGCGAAGAGGCGGGGGATTATCATATCATGGCGGCAGGTTCCCATTTGGGAGTCGCCCTTCATCAGGGAGTTTCATATCCGGTAGGAAAGGTTGATTTGCTGAATCTTTATCCCCTGAGCTTTAGGGAATATCTTTGCGCGGTAAACGAGAAAGCGCTTTCGGATGCCCTTTTGTCAAAAGATTTTTCGCTGATAGACGGCTTTGTTGAAAAATACATTTACCACCTGAAGAATTATTATTATGTTGGCGGAATGCCGGAGGTCGTCAAAAACTTTGCCCTTCACGGAGACTATAACGAGGTTCGTCAAATTCAAAAAAACATTCTCGTCCAATACAAGGGTGATTTTGGAAAACATGCCGGAGCCAATGAGCTTTCCAGAATAAACATGGTGTGGGATTCAATTCCAATGCAGCTTGCCAAGGAAAACAGAAAATTCTTTTTCGGCAAGATGAAAAAAGGCGCACGGAGCAGTGAATTTGAAGTTGCCATTCAGTGGCTTTTGGATTCCGGTTTCGTACATAAAGTGAGCCGCGTGAATGAACCCCATGTTCCCCTTTCGGCATACAAGGATTTTTCAGCCTATAAACTTTTTGTGCTTGACGTGGGGCTTTTGTGCGCTATGTCGGAACTGGATGCAAAATCAATTATCGAAGGAAACTCTCTCTTTGTGGAATTTAAAGGTGCGCTAACTGAGCAGTATGTTCTGCAGGAACTTGTCGCTTCGACACCTTATACCGCCTATTATTACGGAAGCGAAAAAGCTACCTTCGAGCAGGATTTCCTCATTCAAAAAGAGAACAAGGTCGTACCCATCGAAGTAAAGGCCGAAACAAATGTCCGTTCCCAAAGCCTCAAAGCCTTTTACGAAAAATACAAGCCGGAACTCTCAGTTCGTTTTTCCCTTCTTCCGTATAAGCAGCAGGACTGGATGGTGAACATACCCCTGTATGCGGTGTGTTTGCTGTGA
- a CDS encoding ArsC/Spx/MgsR family protein: MEILQTDKEDEATPRALHKKSGLPLKKFFNTSGMFYREMELSAKLSAMSEDEQFKLLASDGMLVKRPLLVTENAVCTGFKEGAWKAVLLKNP; the protein is encoded by the coding sequence ATTGAAATTTTACAGACAGATAAAGAGGACGAAGCCACCCCCCGCGCCCTTCATAAAAAATCCGGCCTGCCGCTTAAAAAGTTTTTCAACACTAGCGGCATGTTCTACCGGGAGATGGAACTTTCTGCAAAACTCTCTGCTATGAGCGAGGACGAACAGTTTAAGCTTTTAGCCAGCGATGGCATGTTGGTTAAGCGCCCCCTTCTGGTGACCGAAAATGCGGTGTGCACTGGATTCAAAGAAGGGGCATGGAAAGCGGTGCTCCTCAAAAATCCGTGA